The following coding sequences lie in one Fusibacter sp. A1 genomic window:
- a CDS encoding virulence RhuM family protein: protein MEHNNDLLIYQTEDGKTKIDVRLENETVWMTQKAIAELYQKGVNTINEHIKNIYAEGELEENRTIRENRIVQTEGNREVERTVRFYNLELIIAVGYRIRSSRGTQFRRWATERLNEYLVKGFTMDDERLKGMRNIGDDYFDELLERIRDIRASEKRFYKKITDIYALSIDYDGKSEEAKKFYATVQNKLHFAIHGHTAAELIEQRADATKDNMGLTTWKGDKVRKGDITVAKNYLTEKEIKSLNRIVTMYLDYAEDQAERRNPMHMKDWEEKLNAFLKFNERDILTGAGSISHDVAKELAEKEYEKFNQKRLSAPEKDDFDVYLEEHEWTHKK, encoded by the coding sequence TTGGAACATAATAATGATCTACTCATATATCAGACAGAAGATGGAAAAACAAAAATTGATGTAAGACTTGAAAATGAAACCGTATGGATGACACAGAAGGCAATTGCTGAGCTTTACCAAAAGGGTGTTAATACTATTAATGAACATATAAAAAATATTTATGCAGAAGGTGAACTTGAAGAAAATCGAACTATTCGGGAAAACCGAATAGTTCAAACTGAGGGAAATAGAGAGGTTGAGAGAACAGTACGTTTTTATAACTTAGAATTAATTATTGCGGTAGGCTATCGTATACGCTCTAGCCGAGGCACCCAATTTAGACGATGGGCAACAGAAAGACTAAACGAGTACTTAGTCAAGGGCTTTACCATGGATGATGAACGTCTTAAGGGTATGCGTAATATTGGTGATGATTATTTTGATGAGCTTTTAGAGCGTATTCGTGATATAAGAGCCTCAGAAAAAAGATTTTATAAGAAAATCACTGATATCTATGCCTTATCTATAGATTATGATGGAAAATCAGAAGAAGCTAAAAAGTTCTATGCGACGGTGCAAAACAAGCTTCATTTTGCTATTCATGGTCATACAGCTGCAGAACTCATCGAACAAAGAGCTGATGCAACAAAAGACAATATGGGCCTTACCACATGGAAGGGTGACAAGGTACGTAAAGGAGATATTACCGTTGCCAAGAATTATTTGACGGAAAAAGAAATAAAATCCCTCAATCGTATTGTAACCATGTATCTCGATTATGCAGAAGATCAGGCAGAAAGACGTAATCCTATGCATATGAAGGATTGGGAAGAAAAGCTCAATGCCTTCCTAAAATTTAATGAGCGAGATATTCTTACTGGTGCAGGTTCTATTTCACATGATGTGGCTAAGGAACTAGCTGAAAAAGAGTATGAGAAGTTTAATCAAAAGCGTTTAAGCGCACCTGAAAAAGATGATTTTGATGTGTATTTAGAAGAACATGAGTGGACTCATAAGAAGTAA
- a CDS encoding SHOCT domain-containing protein — protein MENLMKFTIQLAMLSSLLDEKMISEKKFIKIKAELERKYKIKRGLSGT, from the coding sequence ATGGAAAACTTAATGAAGTTTACAATACAGTTAGCCATGCTTTCCAGCCTGCTTGATGAAAAGATGATTTCAGAAAAAAAATTCATCAAAATCAAAGCTGAGTTGGAAAGAAAATACAAAATTAAACGAGGTTTAAGTGGCACTTAA
- a CDS encoding AAA family ATPase, with translation MEHENELKLINMSDVEVTEVKWLWKPYIPIGKITIIQGDPGEGKTTMILAIASALTTGAILPLSEEALECSNVIYQTAEDGLSDTIKPRLLAAGADCSKVIVIDESHKELTLSDKRIGEAIIETNAQLLIIDPLQAYLGSGVDMHRANEIRPIFKNLSSVAERTGCAIVIIAI, from the coding sequence TTGGAACATGAAAATGAACTAAAACTCATCAATATGAGTGATGTTGAGGTAACAGAAGTGAAATGGTTATGGAAGCCTTATATTCCCATTGGGAAAATCACCATTATTCAAGGTGATCCAGGAGAGGGGAAGACGACCATGATTTTGGCAATTGCATCAGCACTGACGACAGGTGCCATATTGCCTTTAAGTGAGGAGGCTTTAGAATGTAGCAATGTTATTTACCAAACAGCAGAAGATGGCTTAAGTGACACTATTAAACCAAGGTTATTAGCAGCAGGTGCTGATTGTAGCAAAGTAATTGTTATTGATGAAAGTCATAAGGAGCTAACTTTATCAGATAAGAGGATTGGAGAAGCCATTATAGAGACGAATGCCCAGCTACTTATCATTGATCCCTTACAGGCTTATTTAGGTTCTGGTGTAGATATGCATAGGGCAAATGAAATCAGACCCATTTTCAAGAATCTTTCTAGCGTAGCAGAGAGAACGGGCTGTGCCATTGTCATTATTGCCATATGA
- a CDS encoding PEP/pyruvate-binding domain-containing protein, translated as MIYKFNGSEVRKLNQVGGKAKALIETTLAGFPVPEGISLSVDFFEVWLRQIKTSAQWKKMLEETTKENCDLIVNDAKAMIFSDEMKDTFLFEMKSLEGDIFAVRSSSPEEDLEGTSFAGMYETLLGQKREQLENAVAEAFSSCFDFRVMAYKKQNGMDLNGTSIAVIVQRQIASDVSGVGFSLNPLNNCFDEVMINASFGLGEAIVSGIVTPDTYLVDSLEDKIIEKKIGEKKIAIWLDENNGTSQAQNKNAEEQALDDGQIIELSRLIKKCEKYYGKPMDIEWAYENGQLYLLQSRPITTHFPFFKELLTEPGKNKRFYIDLMALTQGFDQPMSVLGMELWAHMLLEIKMHMMTPQANGSVPAIYGKEYISLTAFQKVVGKKAGLKFVNTYDGNIKKIFDEIDLDANPFEGEVEGTKDTKKIMFKSILKMLPSMLSGAFGNYKKAVKAYDEMSDKILAEVDQLTGEGDFSKLSKDVLTLMNEVMGTAPVIIAGMISNAKMSKIFKGDDVAKELAAMNMDLDGNPTSEMGHLLLAMASDDAFREISSRSAFIERSDKRDFSDSFLKLFDEFMDKFSARGFNEIDIAAKRIYEDLGMLYDKLIEINIEDNHMHLVVAKRQEAYDKLLVVAKKKGKEKKFVDAAARMKATFGYREHPKYMIVIIMAKLHDICLEIANKWVDQGRLDQPYDIFDLTTKDIDKAQKDQSFDIRAAREGNLSGYIESNDWPLVIDSRGKIYKAKLEVKDGDYVGDAIAPGRVTARAKVLHSPYEKPLNPGEILVAKFTEPSWTPIFTNADGVVMEIGGPLQHGGIIAREYGIPCVSGLMGIMDIIKDGDLLEVDGYNGLVRIIESSKDR; from the coding sequence ATGATTTATAAGTTTAATGGCAGTGAGGTACGAAAACTAAATCAAGTAGGTGGTAAAGCAAAAGCTTTAATAGAAACTACATTGGCAGGTTTTCCTGTGCCAGAGGGTATTTCTTTATCTGTTGATTTCTTTGAGGTCTGGTTAAGACAAATTAAGACCAGTGCTCAGTGGAAAAAGATGTTAGAGGAGACAACCAAGGAAAATTGTGATTTAATTGTGAATGATGCAAAAGCTATGATTTTCTCAGATGAAATGAAAGATACCTTTTTATTTGAAATGAAATCGCTTGAAGGCGATATTTTCGCTGTACGTTCATCATCACCAGAAGAGGATCTAGAAGGTACGAGCTTTGCTGGTATGTACGAAACATTATTAGGACAAAAAAGAGAGCAACTAGAAAATGCGGTGGCAGAAGCCTTTTCATCTTGTTTTGATTTTAGAGTTATGGCCTATAAAAAGCAAAACGGTATGGATCTTAATGGTACATCGATTGCTGTAATCGTACAACGTCAAATAGCATCGGATGTGAGTGGTGTTGGCTTTTCTTTAAACCCACTAAATAACTGCTTTGATGAAGTTATGATCAATGCTTCATTTGGTCTAGGAGAAGCCATTGTATCAGGAATTGTTACACCAGATACCTACCTTGTTGACAGTCTAGAAGATAAAATAATTGAAAAGAAGATTGGTGAGAAGAAGATTGCCATATGGCTTGATGAAAATAATGGTACTTCCCAGGCACAAAACAAAAATGCTGAAGAACAAGCTTTAGATGATGGTCAAATCATTGAACTATCTAGGCTTATTAAGAAGTGTGAAAAATATTATGGTAAACCGATGGATATAGAGTGGGCTTATGAAAATGGACAATTATATTTACTGCAGAGTAGACCTATAACAACACACTTTCCGTTCTTTAAAGAATTATTAACCGAGCCAGGTAAGAACAAACGCTTTTATATAGATTTGATGGCGCTTACACAAGGATTTGACCAACCAATGAGTGTTCTTGGAATGGAACTATGGGCACATATGCTTCTAGAAATAAAAATGCATATGATGACACCACAGGCGAATGGTTCTGTACCGGCTATTTATGGTAAAGAATACATTAGTTTGACGGCTTTTCAGAAGGTTGTTGGCAAGAAGGCAGGGTTGAAATTCGTCAATACCTACGATGGTAACATAAAAAAAATCTTTGATGAAATTGATCTTGACGCAAATCCATTTGAAGGTGAAGTTGAAGGTACAAAAGATACCAAAAAGATTATGTTTAAGAGTATTCTAAAGATGTTGCCTAGTATGCTTAGTGGCGCTTTTGGTAACTATAAGAAGGCTGTTAAAGCATATGATGAGATGTCAGATAAAATACTCGCTGAAGTTGATCAACTAACTGGAGAAGGTGATTTTTCAAAGCTTTCGAAAGATGTGTTAACCTTAATGAACGAGGTAATGGGAACAGCACCTGTTATCATCGCAGGTATGATTAGTAATGCAAAGATGTCTAAGATTTTTAAAGGTGACGATGTTGCAAAAGAATTAGCTGCAATGAACATGGATCTTGATGGTAACCCAACGAGTGAAATGGGACACCTGCTTCTAGCAATGGCTAGTGATGATGCTTTCAGAGAGATCTCTTCAAGAAGCGCATTTATAGAAAGGTCAGATAAGAGAGACTTTTCGGATAGTTTTTTGAAACTGTTTGATGAATTTATGGATAAATTCTCAGCAAGAGGGTTTAATGAAATAGACATAGCCGCTAAGAGGATTTATGAAGACTTAGGCATGCTTTATGATAAGTTGATTGAGATTAACATAGAGGACAATCATATGCATTTAGTTGTTGCTAAACGACAAGAAGCTTATGATAAACTGCTAGTGGTAGCAAAGAAAAAGGGTAAAGAGAAAAAGTTTGTTGATGCTGCAGCAAGGATGAAAGCAACCTTTGGCTATCGTGAGCACCCTAAGTATATGATTGTCATTATTATGGCCAAACTTCATGATATTTGTCTGGAAATTGCAAACAAGTGGGTTGACCAGGGGCGATTGGACCAACCATATGATATCTTTGATCTAACAACAAAGGATATAGATAAAGCACAGAAAGATCAATCATTTGATATAAGAGCTGCAAGAGAAGGTAATCTATCGGGCTATATCGAATCAAATGATTGGCCACTTGTTATTGATAGTCGCGGAAAGATTTATAAGGCAAAGTTGGAAGTGAAAGACGGCGACTATGTTGGCGATGCTATAGCACCAGGAAGAGTTACTGCAAGAGCCAAAGTACTTCATTCTCCATATGAAAAGCCATTAAATCCAGGTGAAATATTAGTCGCGAAATTCACTGAACCTTCATGGACACCTATATTTACTAACGCTGATGGTGTTGTAATGGAAATCGGTGGACCACTTCAACATGGAGGAATTATTGCAAGAGAATATGGAATTCCATGTGTCAGCGGACTTATGGGTATCATGGATATAATTAAGGATGGAGATTTATTGGAAGTGGATGGGTATAATGGCTTAGTGAGGATAATAGAATCTTCAAAAGATAGGTAA
- a CDS encoding MFS transporter: protein MKKINKLNTNLILLLFGRVVSDIGSSIQMLILPLYIIDIGGSAATIGLSTFLSLMPIMLAYPFAGVMGDRLNRKYIMVGADSLSAIFVLVLARQSYFGHMNLIMLLTVQGFVALFYGFFDPATKGMIPQLVESDMLARTNAKVATLRIMSGMIAPLVAMALYTRYGITLLFLINGISFLVSALSESMIKYKHVGKKSIAGLKGVFLDLKDGIMFIRNAVLIKRLSIFFLMVFALIHPVISVVLPLFFRTELNYTDTVYGYLQVVLIFGALVGSIGAGFSSKDNNMKKTFLAGVAVMSLALIGFAVMLLPTIVGRLGNDSFIYLIGFGFTLFMMYTAIMFVSIPLQTIIQKQTTPEYMSRVFSIVGVISKGGMPLGALIYGAVLDKVSIHTTAMIASVIVLLLSLEFLNKIRQMEEF from the coding sequence GTGAAAAAAATAAATAAACTAAATACAAATCTGATATTACTTCTATTTGGACGAGTTGTTTCAGATATTGGTTCCTCCATACAAATGTTGATTCTACCTCTATATATTATTGATATTGGTGGATCAGCAGCAACAATTGGACTATCCACATTCTTGTCATTAATGCCGATTATGTTGGCATACCCCTTTGCAGGTGTGATGGGGGATCGACTGAATAGGAAGTATATCATGGTAGGAGCAGATTCATTGAGTGCTATTTTTGTACTCGTACTGGCGCGACAGTCCTATTTTGGCCATATGAATCTGATTATGCTATTAACAGTTCAAGGGTTTGTTGCACTTTTTTATGGTTTCTTTGATCCTGCAACAAAGGGTATGATACCCCAGCTTGTAGAATCAGATATGTTAGCTAGGACAAATGCTAAAGTTGCAACACTTAGAATTATGTCAGGTATGATTGCGCCACTGGTTGCAATGGCACTCTATACACGATATGGTATCACATTGTTATTTTTGATTAATGGGATTTCCTTTCTAGTTTCTGCATTATCAGAATCAATGATTAAGTACAAACATGTTGGGAAAAAATCGATTGCAGGGTTAAAAGGTGTATTTTTGGATTTGAAAGATGGCATCATGTTTATAAGGAATGCTGTTCTCATAAAAAGATTAAGCATATTCTTTTTAATGGTATTTGCCTTAATTCATCCAGTCATCAGTGTTGTATTACCTTTGTTTTTTAGAACCGAACTTAATTATACAGATACAGTATATGGATATCTTCAAGTGGTCTTGATATTTGGTGCTTTAGTTGGCAGTATCGGAGCAGGTTTTAGTTCAAAAGATAACAACATGAAAAAAACATTCCTTGCCGGTGTAGCTGTTATGTCCTTAGCGCTCATAGGGTTTGCAGTTATGTTACTTCCGACTATAGTAGGTAGGCTTGGAAATGATAGTTTTATATATTTGATAGGGTTCGGTTTTACGTTGTTTATGATGTACACAGCTATTATGTTTGTGAGTATACCTTTACAAACGATCATTCAGAAGCAAACAACACCGGAATACATGTCAAGAGTTTTCTCCATTGTAGGTGTCATCAGTAAAGGCGGTATGCCACTCGGTGCACTAATATATGGTGCAGTACTAGACAAAGTATCCATTCATACGACTGCAATGATTGCAAGTGTCATCGTTTTATTACTATCATTGGAGTTCCTTAATAAAATCAGACAAATGGAAGAATTTTAA
- a CDS encoding TetR/AcrR family transcriptional regulator produces the protein MNVELQNIDLNNEKIPRVINSAFEIFTKNDYEKASMNNIVKASGVSKGLIYHYFGNKEGLFNFLFDFAMNMSFKGINDSIDWTNTDFFDRYKMMVAAKLGYFKTYPYMLSFFDKYRTHTRTKNIKINFEKEYPGFRDKIYHYNILFDTLREDVDVEKMINVLRWTVKGMMQDFIDSYEVDEFDIKTNHFIEECDEYIDFMKEQFYK, from the coding sequence ATGAATGTAGAGTTGCAAAATATAGATCTAAATAATGAAAAAATCCCAAGGGTTATTAACAGTGCTTTTGAAATATTTACAAAGAATGACTATGAAAAAGCATCAATGAATAACATTGTTAAAGCATCTGGAGTATCAAAGGGACTCATTTATCATTATTTTGGTAATAAAGAGGGGTTATTCAATTTTCTGTTTGATTTCGCAATGAATATGAGTTTCAAAGGTATAAATGACAGTATTGATTGGACCAATACAGACTTTTTTGATCGGTACAAGATGATGGTTGCCGCAAAACTTGGTTATTTCAAAACATATCCCTATATGCTTTCTTTTTTTGATAAGTATCGCACCCATACCAGAACAAAGAATATCAAAATAAATTTTGAAAAGGAGTATCCTGGATTTCGCGATAAAATTTATCATTATAACATTTTATTTGATACCTTAAGAGAAGATGTTGATGTTGAGAAGATGATTAATGTCCTCAGATGGACAGTCAAAGGTATGATGCAGGATTTTATTGATAGCTATGAAGTGGATGAATTTGATATCAAAACTAATCATTTTATAGAAGAGTGCGATGAGTATATTGATTTTATGAAAGAGCAATTCTATAAGTAA
- a CDS encoding ABC transporter ATP-binding protein: MYLDNVSFHLKNDCIMGLIGSNGAGKTTIIKLLMGLYVKDKGDICILGEDPFKTPAIKDQIGFVYDNPQFYDFKLKKITKIIRPFYSNWDHSVYKKYITAFKLSETMRFKTMSRGMKLKYNLALALSHHAKLLILDEPTSGLDPVFRNEFLSLLLNIRSKEELSILFSSHITDDIEKIADSITYIRSGEIIISDTKVNVFNSFQLIKGRESLPNVLNNHLIGIEKKQENYTALITHHPNAEELCSNVTQPMLEDIMYFHERSENDDAFNL; the protein is encoded by the coding sequence ATTTACCTTGACAATGTATCATTCCATTTAAAAAACGACTGTATCATGGGATTAATCGGTTCTAATGGTGCAGGTAAAACAACTATTATCAAACTTCTTATGGGACTTTATGTAAAGGATAAAGGTGATATATGTATACTTGGAGAGGATCCGTTCAAGACACCAGCTATCAAAGATCAAATCGGTTTTGTATATGACAATCCGCAATTTTACGATTTCAAACTAAAAAAAATTACCAAGATCATCCGCCCTTTTTATAGTAATTGGGATCATAGCGTCTACAAAAAATACATCACCGCATTCAAATTGTCTGAGACAATGCGGTTTAAAACAATGTCCCGAGGTATGAAATTAAAATACAATTTAGCACTTGCACTATCACATCATGCCAAACTGTTAATATTAGACGAACCAACGTCCGGACTTGATCCAGTGTTCAGAAATGAATTTTTGTCCCTATTGTTGAATATCAGATCCAAAGAAGAACTATCAATACTCTTCTCATCACACATAACTGATGACATCGAAAAAATAGCCGATTCTATCACTTACATCCGTAGTGGTGAAATTATTATTTCAGATACTAAGGTCAATGTATTCAACAGCTTTCAGTTAATCAAAGGAAGAGAGTCATTGCCAAATGTTTTAAACAATCACCTGATAGGTATAGAAAAAAAACAGGAGAATTATACTGCACTCATCACACATCATCCTAATGCAGAAGAGTTATGTTCAAATGTCACACAACCAATGCTCGAGGATATCATGTACTTTCACGAAAGGAGTGAAAATGATGATGCGTTTAATCTTTAA
- a CDS encoding ABC-2 transporter permease: MMRLIFKDYKSFNHIIVFQTLIILMMMSFGIFIDHNGTLTVLMLIIYPMTLPTVLLLNDIKYERLTLSLPVNRYQFVFSKYLGGLIFAFLVIVIGLVYSYIITKFKTSIDFNQLYSMTGFLIMCFPVVLCSSFLFPVYFRFSKSKASGVIILMFAIFLIGLILGLVYLEKTLETSVQYSKEDIFPVITSHITNYVNNTGPKMFLVQIIVSVCALLTLSIGMSLLLISKKDIGDPS, encoded by the coding sequence ATGATGCGTTTAATCTTTAAGGATTATAAATCTTTCAATCATATAATTGTGTTTCAAACATTGATCATATTGATGATGATGTCATTTGGAATTTTTATTGATCATAACGGTACTTTAACGGTGTTAATGCTTATAATATATCCAATGACATTACCAACTGTCTTATTATTGAATGATATAAAGTATGAACGATTAACCCTTTCATTGCCCGTTAATCGATACCAATTTGTATTCAGTAAGTATTTAGGTGGATTAATATTTGCCTTTCTTGTAATTGTTATTGGGTTGGTTTACAGTTATATCATCACAAAATTTAAAACTTCTATTGATTTTAATCAATTATACAGTATGACAGGATTCTTGATTATGTGTTTCCCAGTAGTTTTATGTTCCAGCTTCTTGTTTCCTGTTTACTTCCGATTTTCAAAATCTAAAGCTAGCGGAGTTATAATTCTAATGTTCGCTATCTTCCTTATAGGACTCATATTAGGTTTAGTTTATTTGGAAAAAACATTGGAAACAAGTGTGCAATACTCAAAAGAGGATATATTCCCTGTAATAACATCACATATTACAAACTACGTTAACAATACTGGACCAAAAATGTTTCTAGTGCAAATAATTGTCAGTGTATGTGCATTATTAACACTTTCAATAGGCATGTCCCTTTTACTGATATCTAAGAAAGATATTGGTGATCCATCATGA
- a CDS encoding ABC-2 transporter permease: MKALINKDIKVYTLLMLGMLVSIILYTYLCIRFSSIKGILGLTVIMLPSIVAIIVFIGDHQLHQLILSMSVSRKTFVISKYISTLLFSFTLIGISVLIMYLLSLKYTEAKLELDQLLSLRGLTFCTTPIILIISVCYPLLFKYGLKVGVRIVMGSFALLYGMGMVVVEKWIQSNFLVPGGGIFNVFIGVFNHYNHLGTGFYLIIILLLIGLLFLSVMFSVHTLKQKDIA, from the coding sequence ATGAAAGCCCTAATTAATAAAGATATAAAAGTTTATACCTTGCTCATGTTAGGGATGCTAGTCAGCATCATACTATACACTTATTTATGTATTCGATTCAGCTCCATAAAAGGTATTCTGGGTCTGACAGTTATTATGTTACCATCAATCGTAGCGATAATTGTGTTTATTGGAGACCATCAGTTACATCAGTTAATCCTTTCTATGTCAGTTTCCAGGAAAACATTTGTCATTTCAAAATATATAAGCACTCTACTCTTCAGTTTCACCTTAATTGGTATTAGTGTTCTGATTATGTATCTACTCAGTTTAAAGTACACAGAGGCAAAATTAGAACTCGATCAACTACTTTCATTGAGAGGTTTGACATTTTGTACAACACCTATAATTCTCATCATCAGTGTTTGTTACCCTCTGCTTTTTAAGTATGGACTAAAAGTTGGTGTACGCATAGTCATGGGGTCTTTTGCATTACTATACGGAATGGGAATGGTAGTTGTAGAAAAATGGATTCAATCAAACTTCTTAGTACCAGGTGGGGGTATCTTTAACGTATTTATCGGTGTCTTCAATCATTACAATCACTTAGGAACAGGCTTCTATCTAATAATAATTCTATTATTGATTGGACTCCTCTTCCTTTCAGTCATGTTTTCTGTTCATACACTTAAACAGAAAGATATAGCCTAA
- a CDS encoding TIM-barrel domain-containing protein, giving the protein MNEIVIDQARFTCITPSLVRMEYSEKSDFENRKSVRLQVEYEDQTFMTVNNEGDQYTLKTSDLTIEYQSDGQSFHDGNLRVYSHNVHWQPDQVDNSNLGGVHLAMDCIQRGMIPNSVHSATKAYHHNDSEYHLWRYLFGESDVVDPDVHYDEHNLSLEQLLALKPLENLSLELQKLIKERLCYPPGLLSESGYFLYNDSKTPVYDHSKWPVERIGSNLDYYIFIYDTDYRKALRDYRRLFGATPMIPKYTLGLWFSRYPTRNQNELLQLVETFKEKELPLDVLVLDLEWHKSGWYGFDWNHDEFPTPNEYIKTLKEQNIYTVLNVHPDGVPVLDAGFDEFESKSSIKRETSKEICYIDLYQKKTSEAFMEVFHQPQFDKGIEFWWIDGSSHVSLESLGNQFFTNEVYMDHIRKQNDKRPIICSRSAGLGSHRHAIHFTGDTYCQFEVLKSQVEYTLRAGHIGQSFISHDIGGHMWPYKHINPELLCRWYQFGAMSPIFRLHSSGGSERLPWIYDSIVESALKNVMYFRMTLMPYLYTLVKESHETCLPMLRSNILSDPQWGAGKTCWDSYYLGDRIYCTPILDERGFRWINLPKGTWFSGFMSEVIKSDGNKNHYIINKVDQLPPHYYKANKLIVKQPYELRASSTPKKIQLELYWEKDLIDDCYTLYEDDGYTNDCDKDYMETTFCLKGEETFTLDIRVNQNGQFDVPHRIYDLTVYSTEPFKLNGKMSTQDSKDMYHSVHIDNLDEITQFDIS; this is encoded by the coding sequence ATGAATGAAATTGTAATTGATCAAGCGCGCTTTACCTGTATAACACCAAGTCTGGTACGGATGGAGTACTCAGAAAAAAGTGATTTTGAGAATCGAAAGAGTGTAAGACTTCAAGTTGAATATGAAGATCAGACATTTATGACAGTTAATAATGAAGGTGATCAATATACACTTAAGACATCAGATCTGACAATTGAATACCAGAGTGATGGTCAGTCTTTTCATGATGGAAACTTAAGAGTTTATAGTCATAATGTACATTGGCAACCAGATCAAGTTGATAACAGTAACTTAGGAGGGGTTCATTTGGCAATGGACTGTATACAAAGAGGGATGATACCTAATTCAGTACATTCAGCTACTAAGGCATACCATCACAACGATTCTGAGTATCATTTGTGGCGATATTTGTTTGGCGAATCTGATGTTGTTGATCCAGACGTACATTATGATGAACATAATTTATCATTGGAGCAGCTTCTGGCACTTAAACCTCTTGAGAACTTATCACTAGAGCTACAGAAATTAATTAAAGAAAGATTATGTTATCCTCCAGGGCTACTGAGTGAAAGTGGTTATTTCTTATACAATGATTCTAAAACACCTGTTTATGATCATAGTAAATGGCCTGTTGAAAGAATAGGATCAAATTTAGACTATTATATCTTCATATACGATACGGATTATAGAAAAGCTCTTAGAGATTATAGAAGACTATTTGGTGCAACACCTATGATTCCCAAATATACTCTAGGATTGTGGTTTAGTAGATACCCTACACGAAACCAAAATGAATTGTTGCAATTGGTTGAAACTTTCAAAGAAAAAGAATTACCTTTAGATGTACTGGTTTTGGATTTGGAATGGCATAAAAGTGGTTGGTATGGTTTTGATTGGAATCATGATGAGTTTCCTACACCTAACGAGTATATTAAGACTTTAAAAGAACAAAACATATACACTGTTTTGAATGTTCACCCTGATGGTGTACCAGTTCTAGATGCTGGGTTTGATGAGTTTGAAAGTAAATCTAGTATAAAGAGAGAGACTTCTAAAGAGATCTGTTACATAGACCTTTATCAGAAAAAAACATCTGAGGCTTTTATGGAAGTCTTTCATCAACCACAATTTGACAAGGGTATTGAATTTTGGTGGATAGATGGATCAAGTCATGTCTCGCTTGAGTCGTTAGGAAATCAATTTTTCACTAATGAAGTCTATATGGATCATATAAGAAAACAAAACGATAAAAGACCAATTATATGCTCAAGATCTGCTGGACTTGGGAGTCATCGACATGCGATACACTTCACTGGTGATACCTACTGCCAGTTTGAAGTACTTAAATCTCAAGTGGAATATACCCTTCGTGCAGGTCATATAGGTCAAAGTTTTATTTCACATGATATTGGAGGACATATGTGGCCCTACAAGCATATCAATCCAGAATTACTTTGTCGCTGGTATCAATTTGGTGCAATGAGTCCAATTTTTAGATTACATTCTTCGGGTGGTAGTGAACGATTACCATGGATTTATGATTCAATAGTTGAATCCGCTTTAAAAAATGTAATGTATTTTAGAATGACCTTAATGCCATACTTATATACTCTGGTTAAAGAAAGTCATGAAACATGTTTACCAATGTTACGATCAAACATCTTATCAGATCCTCAATGGGGAGCAGGCAAAACATGCTGGGATAGTTATTATCTCGGTGACAGAATTTATTGTACTCCAATTCTTGATGAAAGAGGTTTTCGATGGATCAATTTGCCCAAAGGTACTTGGTTCTCTGGATTTATGAGTGAAGTGATAAAAAGTGATGGTAATAAAAATCATTATATTATTAATAAAGTTGATCAGTTACCACCACATTACTACAAAGCAAATAAGCTTATCGTTAAACAGCCTTATGAATTGAGGGCTTCGTCGACACCAAAAAAGATCCAATTGGAGTTGTACTGGGAAAAAGATTTGATAGATGACTGTTACACTTTATACGAAGATGATGGTTACACAAATGACTGTGATAAAGATTATATGGAGACTACATTCTGTTTGAAAGGTGAAGAGACTTTTACTCTAGATATTAGAGTGAATCAAAATGGACAATTTGACGTACCTCATCGTATTTATGATTTGACGGTTTATTCAACTGAACCCTTTAAGTTAAATGGCAAAATGAGTACACAAGATTCAAAAGATATGTACCACTCTGTTCATATTGATAATTTAGATGAAATAACACAATTTGATATAAGTTAA